Proteins encoded within one genomic window of Eleutherodactylus coqui strain aEleCoq1 chromosome 1, aEleCoq1.hap1, whole genome shotgun sequence:
- the LOC136611729 gene encoding uncharacterized protein produces the protein MPEDNEADVNIQGAAPDGGGRGGMLPCFLVGNDRRELLALVKMSVSSTTWRRYNNVWKEWIAAAGGRFPSEERAKAVTLDTLAAMRKKGASADAAKKHLTAVAFLIRLHGSRDVTKDFVFGQIIKGWKKDKVIKDGRRPITFELLNAMLEVLGEVCEEGSEAELFRVAFAIAFFAAMRIGELVSASKSRPGGLMYGDVLVDEDCIKIGVRRSKTDVYGVGEWLRIGKLGTKWCPVVLITGFLERHCGTGPFLKHASGLPLTKYQFTAVMRGSLNKLGLNPKDFGSHSFRIGAATSAFSCGMGIEGIKRVGRWRSDAYRSYVRPDLRVFI, from the exons atgccggaggacaACGAGGCGG ATGTCAacattcagggagctgcacccgacggcggaggtcgagggggtatgttgccctgctttcttgtgggaaatGATAGAAGAGAGCTGTTAGCTCTCGTAAAGATGTCAGTTTCAAGTACCACATGGAGACGGTATAATAACGTATGGAAAGAGTGGATAGCAGCAGCGGGTGGACGGTTTCCTTCGGAAGAAAGAGCGAAGGCGGTAACTTTAGACACACTAGCGGCAATGCGTAAAAAGGGGGCGTCGGCGGACGCGGCCAAAAAACATTTGACGGCGGTGGCCTTTTTAATTCGGTTACACGGGTCGAGGGATGTGACTAAAGATTTCGTTTTCGGACAAATTATTAAAGGGTGGAAGAAGGACAAGGTTATAAAGGACGGAAGGAGACCGATCACGTTCGAGTTACTAAATGCTATGTTAGAAGTGCTGGGAGAGGTTTGCGAGGAGGGCTCCGAGGCGGAGCTTTTCCGAGTGGCCTTTGCAATTGCCTTTTTCGCAGCAATGCGGATTGGGGAATTAGTGTCAGCAAGTAAAAGTAGACCTGGGGGCCTGATGTACGGTGACGTATTAGTTGACGAAGACTGCATTAAGATTGGCGTTCGGAGATCAAAAACAGACGTTTACGGGGTTGGAGAGTGGCTCAGGATAGGCAAATTGGGAACAAAATGGTGTCCGGTAGTTTTGATAACGGGTTTTTTGGAACGCCACTGCGGAACGGGCCCGTTTTTGAAGCATGCGTCGGGCCTCCCTTTAACTAAATACCAGTTCACAGCAGTCATGCGCGGTAGCCTGAATAAATTGGGATTAAATCCAAAGGATTTCGGATCACACTCATTTAGGATAGGAGCTGCGACGTCCGCTTTTTCGTGCGGCATGGGTATCGAGGGTATTAAAAGAGTGGGTCGCTGGAGATCAGATGCGTACAGGTCTTATGTGCGACCGGACCTTAGAGTTTTCATATGA